In Bradyrhizobium sp. 1(2017), one DNA window encodes the following:
- a CDS encoding adenylate/guanylate cyclase domain-containing protein, producing MKGVTEWLKSIGLSEYAQRFGENGIDVSVLRDLSEDDLKELGVLLGHRRKLRRAIAELENTAGPEPTRTAAGSQQASEGERRHLTVMFCELVRSTAVAARLDPEDLRHLIGVYHGRIAEVIGHHNGTVARYTSDGALIYFGFPRAHEDDAELAVRAALALIDTIASIRDVAETLQIRIGIATGTMVVAELLIEKALTEQEVVGETPNLASRLQAMAEPGTVLICASTRRLTGGTFYYRDLDPVLLKGWERPFRIYQVLGTSGIESRIEAMHAAKLPPLFGREEELELLFRRWRQATLEGGRVVTLTGEPGIGKSHIALALNERLSSESHITLRYSCSEHHTHSALFPFISQLERVSGFERGDSSQERRSKLDALLAQSTHHNPEDLAVLADLLSLQVEDHFRMRDVTPQKRKEKIFAALLAQLDGLAVQQPIFLVFEDVHWIDPTSLELLARAVEQVPRLRVLMLITARPEFTPPWPSYAHTTTISLTRLGRRDGTALVLRVTGGRTLPKEVMKHILAHTDGVPLFIEELTKMVIEGGLLREGGGQYVLDGPLPSFAIPTTLQASLMARLDRLSTVRDVAQIGAVAGREFHYELVNAVAGLPKDSLDEALDKLVRSELVFCRGEIPNAVYTFKHALVRDAAYAGLLKSRRAHLHAAMAKGLEQKFPEIVQAQPEIIAYHCTQARDYDRAIHYWYEAGKQSAARSAHNEAIGHLKQGLKLIPNIDGLMQRNRSELLLQILLGNSLRAINGWSIDSVKHAYTRAFHLCKESGLDEHVFSAVFGLWTWNFVRASLGEAQALAEHLLNYAENVVDPVYDVLAHQAFGFTLFAQGKFTAAHAELERCMSSCEDCRVAAYLELSGQDPRVHVRSYDGMALWALGYPDQALRRCAEARRYADASQHPFSEAIARTIGLRVHQLRGDSAVVASEADAAIAFCEQHEFAHYLAMALILRGWASADQGEFEKGIAEIQEGLEKKRHTGAMLLESYSLGLMADSCIKNKRYGQAFDALRQVQSRLDEENCEQFYAAEIYRLLGETYLRSGQDLNQSEHYLCKSLGIARAQKAKSFELRTCLSLCDLYELRSEADKCCSRLNEIYRSFGEGFGTPDLARAKARLDGGALHAKG from the coding sequence ATGAAAGGCGTCACCGAGTGGCTCAAGTCGATCGGTTTGTCGGAGTACGCCCAACGCTTCGGCGAAAACGGCATTGATGTCTCAGTTCTCCGCGATCTGTCGGAAGACGACCTCAAGGAGCTGGGTGTCCTTTTAGGTCATCGCCGCAAGCTGCGGCGCGCCATTGCGGAGCTAGAGAACACAGCTGGACCCGAGCCAACGAGAACGGCGGCTGGATCGCAGCAGGCGAGCGAAGGCGAGCGCCGCCACCTTACAGTGATGTTTTGCGAGTTGGTTCGCTCCACAGCCGTCGCGGCACGGTTGGACCCCGAGGACCTGCGGCATCTGATTGGCGTGTATCACGGCCGCATTGCGGAAGTCATAGGTCACCACAACGGAACGGTTGCTCGCTATACAAGCGACGGTGCACTAATCTATTTCGGTTTCCCACGAGCGCACGAGGATGACGCCGAACTGGCTGTACGCGCCGCGCTCGCGCTGATTGACACCATCGCGAGTATCCGGGACGTCGCTGAGACGCTGCAGATTCGCATCGGCATTGCGACCGGCACCATGGTTGTCGCCGAGCTTCTGATTGAGAAGGCGTTGACAGAGCAGGAAGTTGTCGGTGAGACACCTAACCTCGCCTCGCGCCTGCAAGCGATGGCGGAGCCGGGGACCGTGTTGATCTGCGCGAGTACGCGCCGGCTCACTGGGGGAACATTTTATTACCGCGATCTGGACCCCGTTCTGCTGAAAGGCTGGGAAAGACCGTTCCGGATTTATCAGGTGCTAGGAACGAGCGGCATTGAGAGCCGCATCGAGGCAATGCACGCCGCCAAGCTGCCGCCTCTGTTCGGGCGTGAGGAGGAACTAGAGCTGCTGTTCCGCCGCTGGCGACAAGCTACCCTGGAAGGGGGGCGAGTGGTCACCCTTACAGGAGAGCCGGGTATCGGCAAGTCACACATCGCGCTGGCGCTTAACGAGCGGCTCTCGAGTGAATCGCACATCACGTTGCGGTATTCTTGCTCGGAGCATCATACCCACAGCGCATTGTTCCCATTCATAAGTCAGCTCGAGCGTGTTTCCGGGTTCGAACGTGGCGACTCATCTCAGGAGAGGCGATCCAAGCTCGACGCGCTGCTCGCACAATCCACCCATCACAATCCCGAGGACCTTGCAGTTCTGGCCGACTTATTGTCGTTGCAGGTCGAGGATCACTTCCGAATGCGAGACGTCACTCCACAAAAACGCAAGGAGAAAATCTTCGCGGCGTTGCTCGCTCAGCTCGATGGGTTAGCGGTACAGCAGCCGATCTTTCTAGTTTTCGAGGACGTACACTGGATTGACCCAACGTCGCTTGAGCTCCTTGCAAGAGCCGTGGAGCAAGTCCCGCGGCTTAGGGTACTGATGCTGATTACGGCCCGGCCCGAATTCACGCCCCCATGGCCGAGTTATGCGCACACCACAACCATCTCCCTCACGCGCCTTGGCCGGCGTGACGGCACTGCATTGGTCCTGCGCGTGACAGGCGGTAGGACACTCCCCAAAGAGGTCATGAAGCACATTCTCGCACACACCGATGGGGTGCCTCTTTTCATCGAGGAACTAACGAAGATGGTGATAGAGGGCGGGTTGTTGCGAGAGGGTGGCGGCCAATACGTTCTTGACGGTCCCCTACCTTCATTCGCGATCCCAACCACCCTGCAGGCTTCGCTGATGGCACGCCTTGATCGCCTGTCAACAGTGCGGGATGTGGCTCAGATAGGTGCCGTCGCAGGTCGCGAGTTTCATTACGAGCTTGTAAATGCCGTCGCCGGGCTGCCGAAGGACAGTTTGGATGAGGCGCTCGACAAGCTGGTGCGCTCGGAATTGGTGTTCTGCCGCGGAGAAATTCCAAACGCCGTATACACCTTCAAGCACGCGTTGGTGCGGGATGCGGCATATGCCGGGCTCCTAAAAAGTCGCCGCGCGCATCTGCATGCCGCGATGGCGAAGGGGCTTGAGCAGAAATTCCCCGAGATCGTGCAGGCTCAACCAGAGATCATTGCCTATCACTGTACTCAAGCACGAGATTACGATCGGGCCATACATTACTGGTACGAAGCAGGCAAACAGTCTGCGGCTCGCTCGGCGCACAACGAAGCGATCGGCCATCTGAAACAGGGATTGAAACTGATTCCCAATATCGACGGGCTGATGCAACGCAATAGATCGGAGTTGCTGCTCCAAATCTTGCTCGGCAACTCCCTCCGGGCGATTAACGGCTGGAGCATCGACAGTGTGAAGCATGCGTACACGCGAGCATTTCACTTGTGCAAAGAAAGCGGGCTTGACGAACATGTCTTTTCTGCCGTCTTTGGTCTGTGGACCTGGAATTTCGTTCGTGCGTCGCTGGGCGAAGCTCAAGCCCTTGCCGAACATCTGCTGAACTACGCCGAGAACGTAGTCGACCCGGTTTACGATGTTCTTGCCCACCAGGCTTTCGGTTTTACCTTGTTTGCGCAAGGGAAGTTCACCGCTGCCCACGCGGAGCTGGAACGCTGCATGAGCAGCTGCGAGGACTGCAGGGTCGCTGCATATCTTGAACTCTCCGGACAAGATCCTCGAGTTCATGTGAGGTCATACGACGGCATGGCACTTTGGGCCCTTGGTTATCCAGATCAAGCGTTGCGACGTTGTGCTGAGGCTCGCCGATACGCCGATGCGTCTCAACATCCGTTCAGCGAGGCAATTGCACGAACGATAGGTCTTCGCGTTCATCAGCTTCGCGGCGATTCTGCCGTTGTTGCGAGTGAGGCTGATGCTGCGATCGCATTCTGTGAGCAGCATGAATTTGCGCACTACCTGGCCATGGCTTTGATCTTGCGCGGGTGGGCAAGTGCCGATCAAGGCGAGTTTGAGAAAGGTATCGCCGAGATTCAAGAAGGCCTGGAAAAGAAGCGGCATACCGGGGCCATGTTATTGGAGTCGTATTCTCTGGGTTTAATGGCGGATTCATGCATCAAGAACAAACGTTACGGGCAAGCGTTCGACGCTTTGAGACAGGTGCAATCGAGGCTCGATGAAGAGAACTGCGAGCAGTTCTATGCAGCGGAAATATATCGTCTGCTTGGCGAAACGTATCTTCGATCGGGCCAGGACCTGAATCAGTCGGAGCATTATCTTTGCAAAAGTCTTGGAATCGCGCGCGCTCAGAAGGCCAAATCCTTTGAACTCAGGACTTGTCTGAGCTTGTGTGACTTGTACGAGTTGAGATCGGAGGCCGACAAGTGTTGCTCACGGCTCAACGAGATCTATCGTTCTTTTGGCGAAGGCTTTGGCACGCCCGATCTAGCGAGGGCCAAAGCAAGATTGGACGGTGGCGCACTTCACGCAAAGGGGTAG
- a CDS encoding NAD-glutamate dehydrogenase translates to MEDAMALRDDKARATLIHDTAESMQPGKAPRIFAELLFGYTNSEDLANYDAASLALLAEQAWEHVQRRTAGRADIRVVNPMMPDGREISVLEILNDNMPFLFDSTMAELTEQGVEVTLVAHPIIAVERDNEGKLLRFYGEALPEGAKGTRESLIHLHITRLDADADRQKLIDGLARTLNDVRSCVTDWRAMRDRVEDAIKTFASNPPPLPIDEIAEANQFLQWLCADNFTFLGVREYRFSPDSDASDDIMTAEGLGILSDPDVKVLRRGSEMVVMTPEIREFMREPTLLIVIKANVSSRVHRRIRMDYVGIKLYTPDGRLEGELRVVGLFTSGAYTRSARQIPYVRHKVTRVLQRAGFDPNGHSGKALIHILEEYPRDELFQVDVDTLFNFVMEILILYERPRVRALARVDKFDRFVSILTFIPRDKYDTDVRTRVASFLAQAYRGTLAASYVSFPEGALARVHYIIGRYEGKTPAVERATLEARISAIAATWADKLKAALTASTDGMRARMLANRYARAFTGGYTEVSTAEQAIADIATIERLTPARPVTISVHRLEGTDDSRHFGLKVFSDAAPLSLSYRVPVIENHGLRVVNERTYQIVPASRPAPVWLHDMTIETSDGQPIEINPEFSHRVEASIMAVVGDRAESDGYNALVLRTALGWREVSTIRALSRYLHQIRAPFSQDYMWETLRKNAAITANLVALFQARLDPRLAATETERAARETTLLAEIEEQLKSVASLDEDRILRRFTNLVQSTIRTNLWQVGADGHPRPVISFKFDARGIEDLPAPRPLYEIFVYSPRVEGIHLRFGKVARGGLRWSDRPQDFRTEILGLVKAQQVKNAVIVPVGAKGGFVPKRLPPPSNRDAWLAEGTEAYRIFVRSLLELTDNLDGDDLVPPDSTVRHDGDDPYLVVAADKGTATFSDVANAISAEKNHWLGDAFASGGSQGYDHKKMGITARGAWEAVKRHFRELGTDIQTTAFTAVGVGDMSGDVFGNGMLLSPATRLVAAFDHRDIFIDPSPDPAISFTERKRLFDLPRSSWQDYNKSLISQGGGVFSRQLKAIPLAQEVRTLLDLDKPQATPFEVMTAILKARADLLWFGGIGTYIRATAESDDQAGDRANDPIRITGTDVRARVIGEGANLGVTQRGRIEAAQKGVRLNTDAIDNSAGVNTSDVEVNIKIALARPEREGRLNPTDRNSLLAAMTDEVGTLVLRNNYLQTLALSLAERKGVAETGFLARLMQSLEQRDLLSRAVEYLPDDAALTERTRRGQFLTRPELAVLLAYAKLTLYDDLLATSVPDDPYLARELSQYFPREVQDKFPTAAELHRLRREIIATSLANAVINRGGPACVVRLIDETDADIPTIVMAYVAVDECYGLKLLNDAIDALDACIDGQLQLSLYAAVQDLLLSRMVWYVRNIDFKDGLEAVIARFGPGIREIRASLDNALPADLQAARTKRRRDLTDAGVPSGLAGELADLDALVSAPDIVTVAERTSRSIGDAAATFFAAEANFRLDRITAAARSVPASDHFERLAIDRAIDLIAAAERRLAADMLTIGQSGQQAAETWLAAHPEAARIRRAVEEIAAGGLTLAKLMVAANLLGDLVKA, encoded by the coding sequence ATGGAGGACGCTATGGCATTGCGTGACGACAAGGCCCGGGCAACTCTGATCCACGACACGGCGGAAAGCATGCAGCCGGGCAAGGCGCCCCGGATCTTTGCCGAGCTTCTATTCGGCTACACCAATAGTGAGGATCTCGCCAATTACGATGCGGCCTCGCTTGCCCTGCTGGCGGAGCAAGCCTGGGAGCATGTGCAGCGGCGCACGGCCGGTCGTGCCGATATCCGCGTCGTCAATCCGATGATGCCGGATGGGCGCGAGATTTCCGTGCTCGAAATTCTCAACGACAACATGCCCTTCCTGTTCGATTCCACCATGGCGGAGCTCACCGAGCAGGGCGTCGAAGTCACCCTCGTCGCTCACCCGATCATTGCGGTGGAACGCGACAATGAGGGCAAGCTGCTGCGCTTCTACGGCGAAGCCCTGCCGGAGGGGGCAAAGGGCACGCGCGAAAGCCTGATCCATCTCCACATCACCCGCCTGGACGCCGATGCCGATCGCCAGAAGCTGATCGACGGCCTCGCCAGGACGTTGAACGACGTCCGCTCCTGCGTCACCGACTGGCGCGCCATGCGCGACCGGGTCGAGGATGCGATCAAGACTTTCGCTTCCAATCCGCCGCCACTGCCGATCGACGAGATCGCCGAGGCCAACCAGTTCCTGCAATGGCTGTGCGCGGACAATTTCACCTTTCTCGGCGTGCGCGAATATCGCTTCTCGCCCGACAGCGATGCCTCGGACGACATCATGACCGCCGAGGGCCTCGGCATCCTCAGTGACCCCGATGTCAAGGTCCTGCGTCGCGGCAGCGAAATGGTGGTGATGACGCCCGAAATTCGCGAGTTCATGCGCGAGCCGACCCTGCTGATCGTCATCAAGGCCAATGTGAGCAGCCGCGTTCATCGCCGCATCCGGATGGATTATGTCGGCATCAAGCTCTATACGCCCGACGGCCGGCTCGAGGGCGAATTGCGCGTCGTCGGCCTGTTCACCTCAGGCGCCTATACCCGCTCGGCACGGCAGATTCCCTATGTCCGCCACAAGGTGACACGGGTGCTGCAGCGCGCCGGCTTCGACCCGAACGGCCATTCGGGCAAGGCGCTGATCCATATCCTCGAGGAATATCCGCGCGACGAACTGTTCCAGGTCGACGTCGACACCCTCTTCAACTTCGTCATGGAGATCCTGATTCTCTACGAGCGCCCGCGCGTCCGCGCGCTGGCCCGGGTCGACAAGTTCGATCGCTTCGTCTCCATCCTCACCTTCATTCCGCGCGACAAATACGACACGGATGTGCGCACGCGCGTCGCAAGCTTCCTGGCGCAGGCCTATCGGGGGACGCTGGCGGCCTCCTACGTGTCCTTCCCCGAAGGCGCATTGGCGCGCGTCCACTACATCATTGGACGCTATGAAGGTAAGACTCCCGCCGTCGAGCGCGCCACGCTGGAAGCCAGGATCAGCGCCATTGCCGCAACCTGGGCCGACAAGCTGAAGGCCGCGCTGACTGCATCGACCGATGGCATGCGTGCGCGCATGCTCGCCAATCGCTATGCCCGGGCCTTTACCGGCGGGTACACCGAGGTGTCCACGGCGGAGCAGGCGATTGCCGATATCGCCACCATCGAACGGCTCACACCGGCCCGTCCGGTGACGATTTCGGTTCACCGCCTCGAGGGCACGGACGATTCCAGACATTTCGGACTCAAGGTGTTCTCGGATGCCGCGCCGCTGTCGCTGTCCTATCGCGTGCCGGTGATCGAAAATCACGGCCTGCGCGTGGTCAATGAACGCACCTATCAGATCGTCCCCGCTAGCAGGCCGGCCCCGGTGTGGCTGCACGACATGACGATCGAGACCAGCGACGGCCAGCCGATCGAGATCAACCCGGAATTCAGCCACCGCGTGGAAGCCTCGATCATGGCGGTGGTTGGCGATCGCGCCGAATCCGACGGATACAATGCCCTGGTCCTGCGCACCGCTCTGGGTTGGCGGGAAGTCTCGACCATCCGGGCGCTGTCGCGCTATCTGCACCAGATCCGCGCACCGTTCAGCCAGGATTACATGTGGGAGACGCTGCGCAAGAACGCGGCGATCACCGCCAACCTCGTTGCGCTGTTCCAGGCCCGCCTCGATCCGCGCCTCGCCGCCACCGAGACCGAACGTGCGGCCCGCGAGACCACCCTCCTTGCCGAGATCGAGGAGCAGCTCAAGTCCGTCGCATCGCTCGACGAAGACCGCATCCTGCGCCGTTTCACCAATCTGGTGCAGTCAACCATCCGCACCAATTTGTGGCAGGTCGGCGCGGACGGACATCCGCGTCCGGTGATTTCCTTCAAGTTCGACGCACGCGGGATAGAGGACCTGCCGGCGCCACGACCGCTCTACGAGATTTTCGTCTATTCTCCCCGCGTCGAAGGCATCCACCTGCGCTTCGGCAAGGTTGCGCGCGGCGGCTTGCGCTGGTCCGATCGCCCGCAGGATTTCCGCACCGAGATCCTCGGCCTGGTGAAAGCGCAGCAGGTGAAGAACGCCGTGATTGTGCCGGTCGGCGCCAAGGGCGGCTTTGTGCCGAAGCGCCTGCCACCGCCGTCCAATCGCGACGCGTGGCTCGCGGAAGGCACCGAAGCCTATCGCATCTTCGTTCGCTCGCTGCTCGAGCTCACCGACAACCTCGACGGCGACGACCTCGTCCCGCCCGATTCGACCGTGCGGCATGATGGCGACGATCCGTATCTGGTCGTCGCCGCAGACAAGGGCACTGCCACCTTCTCCGACGTCGCCAACGCGATTTCGGCCGAAAAGAACCACTGGCTCGGCGATGCCTTCGCCTCCGGCGGCAGCCAGGGCTACGACCACAAGAAGATGGGAATCACGGCGCGCGGCGCCTGGGAGGCGGTCAAGCGTCACTTCCGCGAGCTCGGCACCGACATTCAGACCACAGCGTTCACCGCGGTCGGCGTCGGCGACATGTCCGGCGACGTCTTCGGCAACGGCATGCTGCTCTCGCCGGCGACAAGACTTGTGGCGGCTTTCGATCACCGCGACATCTTCATCGATCCCTCGCCCGATCCGGCGATCAGTTTCACTGAGCGCAAACGCCTGTTCGATCTGCCGCGATCGAGCTGGCAGGACTACAACAAATCGCTGATCTCGCAGGGCGGCGGCGTGTTCTCGCGCCAGCTCAAGGCGATCCCGCTCGCCCAGGAGGTGCGCACCCTGCTCGATCTCGACAAGCCGCAGGCAACGCCGTTCGAGGTGATGACGGCGATCCTGAAGGCTCGCGCGGACCTGTTGTGGTTCGGCGGCATAGGCACCTACATCCGGGCGACGGCGGAGAGCGACGATCAGGCCGGCGATCGCGCCAATGATCCGATCCGCATCACCGGGACCGACGTACGCGCCCGGGTGATCGGCGAGGGTGCCAACCTCGGCGTCACCCAGCGCGGCCGCATCGAAGCGGCGCAGAAGGGCGTCAGGCTCAATACCGACGCGATCGACAATTCGGCCGGCGTGAACACGTCCGACGTCGAGGTCAATATCAAGATCGCACTGGCGCGCCCCGAGCGCGAGGGACGTCTCAATCCCACTGACCGCAACAGCCTGCTCGCTGCGATGACCGACGAGGTCGGCACGCTGGTGCTGCGCAACAACTATCTACAGACGCTGGCGCTCTCGCTGGCCGAGCGCAAGGGCGTGGCCGAGACCGGTTTCCTCGCCCGCCTGATGCAGTCGCTCGAACAGCGCGACCTGCTCAGCCGCGCAGTGGAGTACCTGCCCGACGACGCAGCGCTCACCGAGCGCACACGGCGCGGCCAGTTCCTGACGCGGCCAGAGCTTGCCGTTCTGCTCGCCTACGCCAAGCTGACCCTCTACGACGACCTGCTCGCCACCAGCGTGCCTGACGATCCCTATCTTGCCCGCGAACTGTCTCAATATTTCCCGCGCGAGGTTCAGGACAAATTCCCGACCGCGGCCGAATTGCATCGCCTGCGGCGGGAGATCATCGCGACCAGTCTCGCCAATGCGGTGATCAACCGCGGCGGTCCGGCCTGTGTCGTGCGTTTGATCGACGAGACCGACGCCGATATCCCGACCATCGTCATGGCCTATGTGGCGGTCGATGAGTGCTATGGACTGAAGTTGCTCAATGACGCGATCGATGCACTCGACGCCTGCATCGACGGACAGCTGCAGTTGTCGCTCTACGCGGCGGTCCAGGACCTTCTCCTGTCCCGCATGGTCTGGTACGTGCGCAATATTGATTTCAAGGACGGCCTCGAGGCGGTGATCGCACGTTTCGGCCCGGGTATCCGCGAGATCAGGGCTTCTCTCGACAACGCCCTGCCAGCGGACTTGCAGGCTGCGCGCACCAAGCGCCGGCGGGACCTGACCGATGCCGGCGTCCCGTCCGGCCTCGCCGGCGAACTGGCCGATCTCGACGCCCTGGTCTCGGCGCCTGATATCGTGACGGTCGCCGAGCGCACCAGCCGCAGCATCGGTGATGCCGCCGCGACGTTCTTTGCCGCCGAGGCCAATTTCCGTCTCGACCGCATCACCGCCGCCGCACGCAGCGTGCCGGCCAGCGATCATTTCGAGCGCCTCGCCATCGACCGCGCCATCGACCTGATCGCGGCTGCCGAAAGACGCCTGGCCGCAGATATGCTGACGATCGGCCAATCCGGTCAGCAAGCTGCGGAGACCTGGCTTGCAGCTCATCCCGAGGCGGCGCGCATCCGTCGTGCGGTCGAGGAGATTGCCGCCGGCGGCCTGACGCTCGCCAAGCTGATGGTGGCGGCGAACCTGCTGGGGGACCTGGTCAAAGCCTGA
- a CDS encoding phytanoyl-CoA dioxygenase family protein produces MPKSKRAGLTPGQVQTFIDDGFVKIENAFSTDLAKQCRDELWADIGLSPDQPERWTRPVIRVGSKASPPFIEAANTPLLREAYDQLVGDGRWLAPMGLGTFPIRFPSTDSPGDDGWHVDMSFGTANADFMEWRANVKSSGRALLMLFLFSDVGDDDAPTRIRSGSHAIIARELLPHGEAGATLRQLAAEDWASTKDCAIELATGAAGTVYLCHPFLVHAAQPHRGTEPRFMAQPPLLPKSEFYPALPPSPVQIAIRRACGLTV; encoded by the coding sequence ATGCCCAAGTCCAAACGGGCTGGCCTGACACCTGGTCAGGTCCAGACCTTCATCGACGACGGTTTCGTCAAAATCGAGAATGCCTTCAGCACCGACCTTGCAAAGCAATGCCGGGACGAGCTGTGGGCGGATATCGGCCTGTCGCCGGACCAACCCGAACGTTGGACCCGACCCGTCATCCGGGTGGGGTCCAAGGCTTCGCCCCCTTTCATCGAGGCCGCGAACACGCCGCTTCTGCGCGAGGCCTATGATCAGCTCGTCGGCGACGGGCGCTGGCTTGCGCCCATGGGCCTCGGAACCTTTCCGATCCGCTTTCCGTCAACGGACTCCCCTGGCGACGACGGCTGGCATGTGGACATGAGCTTTGGCACCGCCAATGCCGACTTCATGGAATGGCGTGCCAATGTGAAGAGCAGCGGGCGTGCGCTGCTGATGCTGTTCCTGTTCTCGGATGTCGGTGACGATGATGCGCCCACGCGGATTCGGAGCGGCTCGCATGCCATCATCGCGCGGGAGCTGCTGCCCCATGGCGAGGCCGGCGCGACGCTCCGGCAGCTCGCGGCCGAGGACTGGGCGTCGACGAAGGATTGCGCGATCGAACTGGCCACCGGCGCGGCAGGCACCGTCTATCTGTGCCACCCCTTCCTGGTTCACGCCGCGCAACCTCATCGAGGGACGGAGCCGCGCTTCATGGCTCAGCCTCCGCTGCTGCCGAAAAGCGAGTTCTATCCGGCGCTGCCGCCGTCGCCGGTTCAGATCGCAATCCGGCGAGCTTGCGGGCTGACAGTCTAG
- a CDS encoding LLM class flavin-dependent oxidoreductase, with protein MKKIGFLSFGHWTPSPQSQTRSAADTLLQSIELAVAAEQLGADGAYFRVHHFARQLASPFPLLAAVGAKTSRIEIGTAVIDMRYENPLYMVEDAGSADLIAGGRLQLGISRGSPEQVIDGWRYFGYRPAEGQSDGDMGRHHAEVFLDLLRGQGFAEPNPQPMFPNPPGLLRLEPHAQGLRERIWWGAGSNATAVWAAKLGMNLQSSTLKNDETGEAFHVQQAAQIRAYRAAWKEAGHGREPRVSVSRSIFALMNDRDRAYFGGERGGEDQIGFIDPRTRAIFGRSYAAEPDALIEQLRQDEAIAEADTLLLTIPNQLGVDYCAHAIEAILTHVAPALGWR; from the coding sequence ATGAAAAAGATCGGATTCCTCTCCTTCGGGCACTGGACGCCCTCGCCGCAATCGCAGACCCGCTCGGCGGCGGATACCCTGCTGCAATCGATCGAGCTCGCGGTTGCGGCTGAACAGCTCGGCGCCGACGGCGCCTATTTCCGCGTGCATCATTTCGCGCGGCAGCTCGCCTCGCCCTTTCCGCTGCTCGCGGCCGTCGGCGCGAAGACCAGCCGAATCGAGATCGGCACGGCCGTGATCGACATGCGCTACGAGAACCCGCTCTACATGGTGGAGGATGCAGGAAGCGCCGACCTCATCGCTGGCGGAAGGCTGCAGCTCGGCATCAGCCGCGGCTCGCCCGAACAGGTGATCGACGGTTGGCGCTATTTCGGCTACCGGCCGGCCGAGGGCCAGAGCGATGGCGACATGGGCCGGCATCACGCCGAGGTCTTCCTCGACCTGCTCCGCGGCCAAGGTTTTGCCGAGCCCAACCCGCAGCCGATGTTTCCCAATCCGCCCGGGCTGTTGCGGCTGGAGCCACATGCGCAGGGCCTGCGCGAACGGATCTGGTGGGGTGCCGGCTCGAACGCCACCGCGGTGTGGGCAGCGAAGCTCGGCATGAACCTGCAGAGCTCGACGCTGAAGAACGACGAGACCGGCGAGGCTTTTCACGTGCAGCAGGCGGCGCAAATTCGCGCCTATCGCGCGGCCTGGAAAGAGGCGGGGCACGGCCGCGAGCCGCGCGTCTCCGTCAGCCGCAGCATTTTTGCGCTGATGAATGATCGCGACCGCGCTTATTTCGGCGGCGAGCGCGGAGGCGAGGACCAGATCGGCTTCATCGACCCGCGCACGCGGGCGATCTTCGGCCGCTCCTATGCGGCGGAGCCGGACGCGCTGATCGAGCAGCTGCGGCAGGACGAGGCGATCGCGGAAGCCGATACGCTGCTGCTGACCATCCCGAACCAGCTCGGCGTCGATTACTGCGCGCATGCGATCGAGGCGATCCTGACGCATGTGGCGCCGGCGCTGGGGTGGCGGTGA